The bacterium genome segment CGAGTTGATGCCCCGGCTGGGCATTTACCTTTTCGGCACCGACGAGCTCGGCCGCGATGTCTTCGCCCGTATGCTCCAGGGGGCGAAGGTTTCGATGGCCGTCGGGGTGGTGTCGGTGGGCATCGCCATTCTTCTCGGCATCACCATGGGCGGCATCGCGGGATTTTACGGAGACCGGCAGCTGGGCATCGCCGCGCTGCTGGGCGTGCTGGCGGGCCTGGGCGCGGCGCTTTTGATCTGGCACCTGCTCGGCGCCTTGCCGCTCGCCGGCGCGTGCGTCTTTGGCCTCATCGGGCTCTGGCGCGCCGGCCGGAGCGCCTCCGGGGTGGGCGCGGCGATACTCTTGGGCGCGCTGGCCGGTCGCATCCTCTCCCCGATCGGGCCGGGCGCTTCCTCGGCGGTCTCGCTCTGGCTGGCTGTATTTTCGGTCGTCCTCTTTTTCCTGCTCGGCGGCATCATCGGCCACCGCGCGGAAAAATCGGAATGGCTCCGCCCGCTGCGCACCCTGCGCCTTCCGCGCATCGACACCATCTTTATCGCCCTCGTGGACGTGCAGCTCTCCTTCCCGACCTTCTTTCTCATTCTCACCGTCATCGCCCTGCTCCCGCCGAGCATCTGGAACATCATGGTGGTGATCGGCGTGACGGGCTGGGTGGGGCCGGCGCGCTTCGTCCGCGCGGAGATGCTCTCCCTGCGCGAGCGGCCCTTCGTCGAGGCGGCGGTCGCCATCGGCGCGGGGGACGCCCGCCTCATCTTC includes the following:
- a CDS encoding ABC transporter permease; the encoded protein is MMPRLGIYLFGTDELGRDVFARMLQGAKVSMAVGVVSVGIAILLGITMGGIAGFYGDRQLGIAALLGVLAGLGAALLIWHLLGALPLAGACVFGLIGLWRAGRSASGVGAAILLGALAGRILSPIGPGASSAVSLWLAVFSVVLFFLLGGIIGHRAEKSEWLRPLRTLRLPRIDTIFIALVDVQLSFPTFFLILTVIALLPPSIWNIMVVIGVTGWVGPARFVRAEMLSLRERPFVEAAVAIGAGDARLIFGHLVPNALAPVLVSATIGIASAILVEAGLSFLGFGVPPPDATWGNILSDGKKFLFDAPWLTLIPGISILLVVLAFNLFGEGLRDALNPRAKPE